In one window of Tripterygium wilfordii isolate XIE 37 chromosome 1, ASM1340144v1, whole genome shotgun sequence DNA:
- the LOC119997973 gene encoding ammonium transporter 1 member 1-like codes for MATALLNCSEIQLAQFLGPNSTDAAAYICSQFSTISNAYKDTSYAIDSTYLLFSAYLVFSMQLGFAMLCAGSVRAKNTMNIMLTNVLDAAAGGLFYYLFGFAFAFGAPSNGFIGRHNFGLKSFPTENFDYSYFLYQWAFAIAAAGITSGSIAERTQFVAYLIYSSFLTGFVYPVVSHWFWSGDGWASAAKTSGSLLFGSGVIDFAGSGVVHMVGGIAGLWGALIEGPRIGRFDHSGRAIALRGHSASLVVLGTFLLWFGWFGFNPGSFVKILSPYESGSYYGQWSAVGRTAVTTTLAGCTAALTTLFGKRILSGHWNVTDVCNGLLGGFAAITAGCSVVEPWAAIICGFVASLVLIGCNKLAEKTKFDDPLEAAQLHGGCGIWGVIFTALFATEKYVNEVYPNKPGRPYGLFMGGGGRLLAAHVIQILVIIGWVSATMGTLFFILHKLKLLRISGEDEMSGMDMTRHGGFAYIYHEEDTHKNGIQLSKVESRTSTPPAV; via the coding sequence ATGGCGACGGCGTTACTGAACTGCTCAGAGATCCAACTCGCCCAGTTCTTAGGCCCAAACTCCACTGATGCCGCCGCCTACATCTGCTCCCAATTCTCTACCATATCCAATGCCTACAAGGACACCTCATACGCCATTGACTCCACTTACCTCCTCTTCTCCGCCTATCTTGTCTTCTCTATGCAACTCGGCTTTGCCATGCTCTGCGCTGGCTCTGTCCGTGCCAAAAACACCATGAATATCATGCTTACCAACGTCCTCGACGCCGCCGCCGGTGGCCTCTTCTATTACCTATTCGGCTTTGCCTTTGCCTTTGGAGCCCCCTCCAATGGCTTCATCGGCCGCCATAACTTTGGCCTCAAATCCTTCCCCACTGAAAACTTCGATTACAGTTACTTTCTCTATCAATGGGCGTTTGCGATCGCTGCTGCAGGGATCACGAGTGGTTCGATTGCGGAGAGGACTCAGTTCGTGGCGTATTTGATTTACTCTTCGTTCTTGACCGGATTCGTTTACCCGGTTGTTTCTCACTGGTTCTGGTCTGGTGATGGATGGGCTAGTGCGGCGAAAACAAGCGGTAGCCTCTTGTTTGGATCGGGTGTTATTGATTTCGCGGGGTCGGGTGTGGTCCATATGGTGGGAGGGATTGCGGGTCTTTGGGGCGCCCTAATTGAAGGACCTAGAATTGGACGGTTTGACCACAGTGGCCGAGCGATTGCTCTTCGTGGACACAGTGCTTCCTTAGTTGTTCTAGGCACTTTCTTGCTTTGGTTCGGGTGGTTCGGGTTTAACCCGGGTTCGTTTGTGAAGATCCTGAGTCCGTACGAGTCCGGTTCCTATTATGGTCAGTGGAGCGCGGTTGGTAGAACCGCTGTCACAACAACACTGGCAGGATGTACTGCCGCTTTAACCACACTTTTCGGAAAACGTATCCTCTCAGGTCACTGGAACGTCACCGACGTCTGTAACGGCCTCCTCGGCGGGTTCGCGGCAATAACCGCCGGGTGCTCCGTGGTGGAGCCGTGGGCTGCGATTATATGCGGGTTCGTAGCTTCTTTGGTGCTAATTGGATGCAATAAATTAGCAGAGAAGACGAAGTTCGATGATCCATTGGAGGCGGCGCAACTTCACGGCGGGTGTGGGATATGGGGCGTTATATTCACCGCGTTGTTCGCCACTGAGAAGTATGTAAATGAAGTATACCCGAATAAACCGGGCCGTCCATACGGGTTGTTCATGGGAGGTGGCGGAAGGCTATTGGCTGCTCACGTGATCCAGATTTTAGTGATTATTGGGTGGGTCAGTGCCACCATGGGTACTCTGTTTTTCATCCTTCACAAGTTGAAGCTGCTGCGGATCTCGGGGGAGGAcgagatgtcgggtatggataTGACCCGACATGGTGGATTCGCTTATATATACCATGAAGAGGACACCCATAAAAATGGTATCCAATTGAGTAAAGTTGAATCCAGAACTTCGACTCCCCCAGCAGTTTAG